CGCGGCTCAGTTGCCGAGCAGCCGCTGCAGAAGCTCCGTTGCGTTGCCGGTGTCGTATTTGCGCATGAGCCGCGCACGGTAGATATCCACCGTGCGCGGGCTGATATCGAGCACGCGGCCGATCTGCTTGCTCGTCTTGCCCGTGACGAGTTGCGCGGCGATCTCCCGTTCGCGCGGCGTCAGTTCGATGGCGACGCGCCGCGTCGCGCTCAGGTCCTCGAACGTCCAGACGCCCGCCGCATGCGGCGCGGCGCGGTCGAGCGCGCGGCCGGTCACGTGGCACCAGAAGAGTTCGCCGTTTGCGCGTTTCATGATGCGGTCGTCGCTGTACGTGCCGCGGCCGCTGATATGCGCCGCGATGCGCTCCCCGATGCGCGCGAATTCGTCCGGCGTCGGATAGAGCACCTCGAACGAGCAGCCGATGAGCGTCTCGCGCGTCGCGCCGAAAATCGCGCAGACCTCCTCGTTGCAGTCCTCGATGGTGCGCTCTCGCGACAACACGAGCCCGACGGGCGCGAGATGAAACGCGGTTTGATAGTCCAGTTCACGCATGTCGATTCCGGCGCCCGGCCGCGTCGCAAGCAACGACGGGCGCGGGCAATGACTTATGTATTTTTGCGTATTGTGCAGGATGGATCGCGCAGCGTACCCTTTCGGCCAGATGAAAACGCCGCCGCGCGCTGTCTGGCGGTGCTAAAACCGGTTCTTTAGTCGGGTTCAACATGGAAGGGACAAACAGATGAACAAGGTCTATCCCAGCGCGAAAGCGGCGCTCGATGACATCGTCAAGGACGGGCAGACGTTCGCCGTCGGCGGATTCGGCTTGTGCGGCATTCCGGAGGCGCTGATCGCCGCGCTGCGCGA
The Caballeronia sp. M1242 DNA segment above includes these coding regions:
- a CDS encoding LuxR C-terminal-related transcriptional regulator, which gives rise to MRELDYQTAFHLAPVGLVLSRERTIEDCNEEVCAIFGATRETLIGCSFEVLYPTPDEFARIGERIAAHISGRGTYSDDRIMKRANGELFWCHVTGRALDRAAPHAAGVWTFEDLSATRRVAIELTPREREIAAQLVTGKTSKQIGRVLDISPRTVDIYRARLMRKYDTGNATELLQRLLGN